A single genomic interval of Musa acuminata AAA Group cultivar baxijiao chromosome BXJ3-4, Cavendish_Baxijiao_AAA, whole genome shotgun sequence harbors:
- the LOC135586784 gene encoding transcription initiation factor TFIID subunit 4b-like isoform X5, with protein sequence MDPSIMKLLEEDEDESMHSGADVEALSAALNRDIGGDPAALARPPESDTGVSMLGSSSASKQVLGQWQTSSEVENEQQIQQKEQKRHLQSSEQHSSGGELIQAGSVSQPQDEQINNQPQHDCPTIQQEASHSDDLQRQPEANLLEKEQHSENQQQHIVQQSNSQQIPTSNQANMAMRRTKAASSIPFHLLIPILRPHLDKDRSMQLQAIFAKLRNNEVSKEDFLRVIRNIVGDQMLRQAAQKVQVQLQAQAARGAQTNTNSFSLQSQASSQQLASSVPPQITGAQSFPALHSIPSSQSLKVTGSPPHQPYVPPLTFQVQPGTGLTAPDNSTQKPREVETKSDGKGAQSVQNYTSNTNITNPERDVSMVSLQPVNKQQHHAQLPQSSFSVSGATSSYNTHAYPRPSMSSSTSIRPQNLDSHARQVSVTPGAVSTQLRPTQSVSVINVPKYEQNPANEAKRQQVGSVTASQHNPIAWQLSANKDQKGNTFPSMAVKQELVDQSSEPPNKSHFASSESTLFGSAHVNQGNHALGSSSTTGTTQISGSVPSQVDQIVQLHSHISSATPPLGGATAKTPSKKPSVGQKKLFEAPGTSPPMPSKKQKTSGTSLDQSIEQLNDVTAVSGVNLREEEEQLLSGLKEESRASEATRRIVQEEEERLLLLKAPLQRKLSDIMLKCGLKNIGGDVERCLSMCVEERLKGLISYLIRLSKQRVDIEKSRHRFVITSDVRRQILLANQKTKEEWDKKQAEESEKLRKVNELQMDGNSGVDAEKDKEDGRPKALKANKEEDDKMRATAANVAARAAVGGDDMLSKWQLMAEQARQKREGLNGAPGKTASSKPLLSLGRSSREKQESEKKGSSAVSASGGTRRFGRKNALESHPKVARNVSLKDVIAVLEREPQMSKSSLIYRLYERLSSNSSAT encoded by the exons GTGTATCGATGCTAGGGAGTAGTTCTGCATCAAAGCAAGTCCTTGGGCAGTGGCAAACTTCCAGTGAGGTAGAAAATGAGCAGCAAATccaacaaaaagaacaaaaacgTCACTTACAATCCTCAGAGCAGCATTCATCTGGAGGAGAATTGATTCAGGCAGGGTCTGTTTCTCAACCTCAAGATGAACAAATCAATAACCAACCACAACATGATTGTCCCACTATTCAACAAGAAGCATCTCATTCAGATGACCTCCAACGACAGCCAGAAGCCAATTTACTTGAAAAAGAACAG CATTCTGAGAACCAGCAGCAGCACATAGTGCAGCAGTCAAATAGTCAACAAATACCCACTTCTAACCAAGCAAATATGGCAATGAGGAGAACAAAAGCTGCTTCTTCCATACCATTCCATTTGCTGATTCCAATTTTACGGCCTCATCTTGACAAAGACAGATCTATGCAGCTACAGGCTATTTTCGCCAAACTTAGG aataatgaAGTCAGCAAAGAGGACTTCTTGAGAGTGATAAGGAACATTGTCGGGGACCAGATGCTTAGACAGGCAGCTCAAAAGGTCCAGGTGCAG CTTCAGGCTCAGGCAGCTAGAGGTGCACAGACAAATACAAATTCTTTCTCATTACAGTCTCAAGCTTCCTCTCAGCAACTTGCTTCTAGTGTTCCTCCACAGATCACTGGGGCACAATCATTTCCAGCACTCCATTCCATACCATCATCTCAGAGTCTAAAAGTCACTGGATCACCTCCCCACCAACCTTATGTGCCCCCTTTGACATTTCAAGTGCAGCCTGGCACAGGTCTTACAGCTCCTGACAACAGCACTCAAAAGCCACGAGAAGTTGAGACTAAATCAGATGGAAAGGGTGCCCAGTCTGTACAAAATTACACCAGCAACACAAATATCACCAATCCAGAAAGAgatgtttcaatggtttcattacaaccaGTTAACAAGCAGCAGCATCATGCACAACTTCCACAATCATCTTTCTCGGTATCTGGAGCCACAAGTAGTTATAATACGCATGCATATCCCAGGCCATCTATGAGTTCCTCAACTTCTATTAGACCACAAAATCTAGATTCACATGCAAGACAAGTTTCAGTTACTCCAGGAGCTGTTTCAACACAATTAAGGCCAACCCAGTCAGTGAGTGTAATAAATGTGCCTAAATATGAGCAGAATCCTGCCAATGAAGCTAAGAGACAACAAGTTGGTTCAGTCACAGCCTCCCAGCATAACCCAATTGCATGGCAATTATCAGCAAACAAAGATCAGAAAGGTAACACTTTCCCATCAATGGCTGTAAAGCAGGAGCTTGTTGATCAGTCATCCGAACCCCCAAACAAGTCCCACTTTGCATCTTCCGAGAGCACTTTATTTGGTTCAGCACATGTTAACCAAGGAAATCATGCACTTGGATCTTCAAGTACAACAGGAACAACTCAGATCTCAGGTTCTGTGCCTAGCCAAGTGGATCAAATTGTGCAG TTGCACTCTCATATTTCGTCTGCAACTCCACCACTTGGCGGGGCTACTGCAAAAACTCCCTCAAAGAAACCATCTGTTGGGCAGAAGAAGCTATTTGAAGCACCAGGCACATCTCCACCCATGCCCAG TAAAAAGCAGAAGACATCTGGTACTTCTCTTGATCAAAGCATTGAACAACTGAATGATGTTACAGCTGTTAGTGGAGTTAATTTAAGG GAAGAGGAAGAACAGCTATTATCTGGGTTGAAGGAGGAGAGCCGGGCTTCAGAAGCAACTCGTAGGATtgtacaagaagaagaagagaggctgctTTTGCTGAAGGCCCCCCTTCAGAGAAAGCTATCTGATATCA TGCTGAAATGTGGTTTAAAGAATATAGGTGGTGATGTGGAGCGATGCCTGTCAATG TGTGTGGAAGAACGGTTGAAGGGGTTGATATCTTATCTTATAAGACTGTCAAAACAG AGGGTTGACATTGAAAAATCGAGGCATCGGTTTGTCATCACTTCAGATGTCCGACGCCAGATTTTGTTAGCGAACCAAAAAACCAAGGAAGAGTGGGACAAAAAGCAGGCTGAAGAGTCTGAAAAGCTTCGTAAAGTAAATGAA TTGCAGATGGATGGAAACTCAGGGGTTGATGCTGAAAAGGACAAAGAAGATGGTCGTCCAAAGGCCCTTAAG GCTAACAAGGAAGAGGATGACAAAATGAGAGCAACTGCTGCAAATGTTGCAGCCCGAGCTGCTGTTGGTGGAGATGATATGCTGTCGAAATGGCAACTCATGGCTGAACAAGCTCGGCAGAAACGCGAAGGACTCAATGGGGCACCTGGTAAAACTGCAAGCAGCAAACCATTACTGAGCTTAGGAAGAAGCTCGAGAGAAAAGCAAGAATCTGAAAAGAAAGGCTCTTCTGCTGTGTCTGCATCAG GGGGTACAAGGAGATTTGGCAGGAAAAATGCACTGGAATCTCATCCGAAAGTGGCACGTAATGTTTCTCTCAAGGATGTGATTGCAGTCCTCGAGAGGGAACCTCAGATGTCAAAATCATCTTTGATCTACCGCCTGTACGAGAGACTGTCAAGTAATTCATCCGCAACATGA
- the LOC135586784 gene encoding transcription initiation factor TFIID subunit 4b-like isoform X4, producing MDPSIMKLLEEDEDESMHSGADVEALSAALNRDIGGDPAALARPPESDTGVSMLGSSSASKQVLGQWQTSSEVENEQQIQQKEQKRHLQSSEQHSSGGELIQAGSVSQPQDEQINNQPQHDCPTIQQEASHSDDLQRQPEANLLEKEQHSENQQQHLGQQSNSQQIASANIANMAVQHSENQQQHIVQQSNSQQIPTSNQANMAMRRTKAASSIPFHLLIPILRPHLDKDRSMQLQAIFAKLRNNEVSKEDFLRVIRNIVGDQMLRQAAQKVQVQLQAQAARGAQTNTNSFSLQSQASSQQLASSVPPQITGAQSFPALHSIPSSQSLKVTGSPPHQPYVPPLTFQVQPGTGLTAPDNSTQKPREVETKSDGKGAQSVQNYTSNTNITNPERDVSMVSLQPVNKQQHHAQLPQSSFSVSGATSSYNTHAYPRPSMSSSTSIRPQNLDSHARQVSVTPGAVSTQLRPTQSVSVINVPKYEQNPANEAKRQQVGSVTASQHNPIAWQLSANKDQKGNTFPSMAVKQELVDQSSEPPNKSHFASSESTLFGSAHVNQGNHALGSSSTTGTTQISGSVPSQVDQIVQLHSHISSATPPLGGATAKTPSKKPSVGQKKLFEAPGTSPPMPSKKQKTSGTSLDQSIEQLNDVTAVSGVNLREEEEQLLSGLKEESRASEATRRIVQEEEERLLLLKAPLQRKLSDIMLKCGLKNIGGDVERCLSMCVEERLKGLISYLIRLSKQRVDIEKSRHRFVITSDVRRQILLANQKTKEEWDKKQAEESEKLRKVNELQMDGNSGVDAEKDKEDGRPKALKANKEEDDKMRATAANVAARAAVGGDDMLSKWQLMAEQARQKREGLNGAPGKTASSKPLLSLGRSSREKQESEKKGSSAVSASGGTRRFGRKNALESHPKVARNVSLKDVIAVLEREPQMSKSSLIYRLYERLSSNSSAT from the exons GTGTATCGATGCTAGGGAGTAGTTCTGCATCAAAGCAAGTCCTTGGGCAGTGGCAAACTTCCAGTGAGGTAGAAAATGAGCAGCAAATccaacaaaaagaacaaaaacgTCACTTACAATCCTCAGAGCAGCATTCATCTGGAGGAGAATTGATTCAGGCAGGGTCTGTTTCTCAACCTCAAGATGAACAAATCAATAACCAACCACAACATGATTGTCCCACTATTCAACAAGAAGCATCTCATTCAGATGACCTCCAACGACAGCCAGAAGCCAATTTACTTGAAAAAGAACAG CATTCTGAGAACCAGCAGCAACACCTAGGACAGCAGTCAAATAGTCAACAAATAGCTTCTGCTAACATAGCAAACATGGCTGTGCAGCATTCTGAGAACCAGCAGCAGCACATAGTGCAGCAGTCAAATAGTCAACAAATACCCACTTCTAACCAAGCAAATATGGCAATGAGGAGAACAAAAGCTGCTTCTTCCATACCATTCCATTTGCTGATTCCAATTTTACGGCCTCATCTTGACAAAGACAGATCTATGCAGCTACAGGCTATTTTCGCCAAACTTAGG aataatgaAGTCAGCAAAGAGGACTTCTTGAGAGTGATAAGGAACATTGTCGGGGACCAGATGCTTAGACAGGCAGCTCAAAAGGTCCAGGTGCAG CTTCAGGCTCAGGCAGCTAGAGGTGCACAGACAAATACAAATTCTTTCTCATTACAGTCTCAAGCTTCCTCTCAGCAACTTGCTTCTAGTGTTCCTCCACAGATCACTGGGGCACAATCATTTCCAGCACTCCATTCCATACCATCATCTCAGAGTCTAAAAGTCACTGGATCACCTCCCCACCAACCTTATGTGCCCCCTTTGACATTTCAAGTGCAGCCTGGCACAGGTCTTACAGCTCCTGACAACAGCACTCAAAAGCCACGAGAAGTTGAGACTAAATCAGATGGAAAGGGTGCCCAGTCTGTACAAAATTACACCAGCAACACAAATATCACCAATCCAGAAAGAgatgtttcaatggtttcattacaaccaGTTAACAAGCAGCAGCATCATGCACAACTTCCACAATCATCTTTCTCGGTATCTGGAGCCACAAGTAGTTATAATACGCATGCATATCCCAGGCCATCTATGAGTTCCTCAACTTCTATTAGACCACAAAATCTAGATTCACATGCAAGACAAGTTTCAGTTACTCCAGGAGCTGTTTCAACACAATTAAGGCCAACCCAGTCAGTGAGTGTAATAAATGTGCCTAAATATGAGCAGAATCCTGCCAATGAAGCTAAGAGACAACAAGTTGGTTCAGTCACAGCCTCCCAGCATAACCCAATTGCATGGCAATTATCAGCAAACAAAGATCAGAAAGGTAACACTTTCCCATCAATGGCTGTAAAGCAGGAGCTTGTTGATCAGTCATCCGAACCCCCAAACAAGTCCCACTTTGCATCTTCCGAGAGCACTTTATTTGGTTCAGCACATGTTAACCAAGGAAATCATGCACTTGGATCTTCAAGTACAACAGGAACAACTCAGATCTCAGGTTCTGTGCCTAGCCAAGTGGATCAAATTGTGCAG TTGCACTCTCATATTTCGTCTGCAACTCCACCACTTGGCGGGGCTACTGCAAAAACTCCCTCAAAGAAACCATCTGTTGGGCAGAAGAAGCTATTTGAAGCACCAGGCACATCTCCACCCATGCCCAG TAAAAAGCAGAAGACATCTGGTACTTCTCTTGATCAAAGCATTGAACAACTGAATGATGTTACAGCTGTTAGTGGAGTTAATTTAAGG GAAGAGGAAGAACAGCTATTATCTGGGTTGAAGGAGGAGAGCCGGGCTTCAGAAGCAACTCGTAGGATtgtacaagaagaagaagagaggctgctTTTGCTGAAGGCCCCCCTTCAGAGAAAGCTATCTGATATCA TGCTGAAATGTGGTTTAAAGAATATAGGTGGTGATGTGGAGCGATGCCTGTCAATG TGTGTGGAAGAACGGTTGAAGGGGTTGATATCTTATCTTATAAGACTGTCAAAACAG AGGGTTGACATTGAAAAATCGAGGCATCGGTTTGTCATCACTTCAGATGTCCGACGCCAGATTTTGTTAGCGAACCAAAAAACCAAGGAAGAGTGGGACAAAAAGCAGGCTGAAGAGTCTGAAAAGCTTCGTAAAGTAAATGAA TTGCAGATGGATGGAAACTCAGGGGTTGATGCTGAAAAGGACAAAGAAGATGGTCGTCCAAAGGCCCTTAAG GCTAACAAGGAAGAGGATGACAAAATGAGAGCAACTGCTGCAAATGTTGCAGCCCGAGCTGCTGTTGGTGGAGATGATATGCTGTCGAAATGGCAACTCATGGCTGAACAAGCTCGGCAGAAACGCGAAGGACTCAATGGGGCACCTGGTAAAACTGCAAGCAGCAAACCATTACTGAGCTTAGGAAGAAGCTCGAGAGAAAAGCAAGAATCTGAAAAGAAAGGCTCTTCTGCTGTGTCTGCATCAG GGGGTACAAGGAGATTTGGCAGGAAAAATGCACTGGAATCTCATCCGAAAGTGGCACGTAATGTTTCTCTCAAGGATGTGATTGCAGTCCTCGAGAGGGAACCTCAGATGTCAAAATCATCTTTGATCTACCGCCTGTACGAGAGACTGTCAAGTAATTCATCCGCAACATGA
- the LOC135586784 gene encoding transcription initiation factor TFIID subunit 4b-like isoform X2, whose translation MDPSIMKLLEEDEDESMHSGADVEALSAALNRDIGGDPAALARPPESDTGVSMLGSSSASKQVLGQWQTSSEVENEQQIQQKEQKRHLQSSEQHSSGGELIQAGSVSQPQDEQINNQPQHDCPTIQQEASHSDDLQRQPEANLLEKEQVKKPEQNTIQASDIVEGRKQEVAQHSENQQQHLGQQSNSQQIASANIANMAVQHSENQQQHIVQQSNSQQIPTSNQANMAMRRTKAASSIPFHLLIPILRPHLDKDRSMQLQAIFAKLRNNEVSKEDFLRVIRNIVGDQMLRQAAQKVQVQLQAQAARGAQTNTNSFSLQSQASSQQLASSVPPQITGAQSFPALHSIPSSQSLKVTGSPPHQPYVPPLTFQVQPGTGLTAPDNSTQKPREVETKSDGKGAQSVQNYTSNTNITNPERDVSMVSLQPVNKQQHHAQLPQSSFSVSGATSSYNTHAYPRPSMSSSTSIRPQNLDSHARQVSVTPGAVSTQLRPTQSVSVINVPKYEQNPANEAKRQQVGSVTASQHNPIAWQLSANKDQKGNTFPSMAVKQELVDQSSEPPNKSHFASSESTLFGSAHVNQGNHALGSSSTTGTTQISGSVPSQVDQIVQLHSHISSATPPLGGATAKTPSKKPSVGQKKLFEAPGTSPPMPSKKQKTSGTSLDQSIEQLNDVTAVSGVNLREEEEQLLSGLKEESRASEATRRIVQEEEERLLLLKAPLQRKLSDIMLKCGLKNIGGDVERCLSMCVEERLKGLISYLIRLSKQRVDIEKSRHRFVITSDVRRQILLANQKTKEEWDKKQAEESEKLRKVNEMDGNSGVDAEKDKEDGRPKALKANKEEDDKMRATAANVAARAAVGGDDMLSKWQLMAEQARQKREGLNGAPGKTASSKPLLSLGRSSREKQESEKKGSSAVSASGGTRRFGRKNALESHPKVARNVSLKDVIAVLEREPQMSKSSLIYRLYERLSSNSSAT comes from the exons GTGTATCGATGCTAGGGAGTAGTTCTGCATCAAAGCAAGTCCTTGGGCAGTGGCAAACTTCCAGTGAGGTAGAAAATGAGCAGCAAATccaacaaaaagaacaaaaacgTCACTTACAATCCTCAGAGCAGCATTCATCTGGAGGAGAATTGATTCAGGCAGGGTCTGTTTCTCAACCTCAAGATGAACAAATCAATAACCAACCACAACATGATTGTCCCACTATTCAACAAGAAGCATCTCATTCAGATGACCTCCAACGACAGCCAGAAGCCAATTTACTTGAAAAAGAACAGGTAAAGAAACCTGAGCAAAATACTATCCAAGCCTCAGACATAGTTGAGGGCCGAAAGCAAGAGGTTGCTCAGCATTCTGAGAACCAGCAGCAACACCTAGGACAGCAGTCAAATAGTCAACAAATAGCTTCTGCTAACATAGCAAACATGGCTGTGCAGCATTCTGAGAACCAGCAGCAGCACATAGTGCAGCAGTCAAATAGTCAACAAATACCCACTTCTAACCAAGCAAATATGGCAATGAGGAGAACAAAAGCTGCTTCTTCCATACCATTCCATTTGCTGATTCCAATTTTACGGCCTCATCTTGACAAAGACAGATCTATGCAGCTACAGGCTATTTTCGCCAAACTTAGG aataatgaAGTCAGCAAAGAGGACTTCTTGAGAGTGATAAGGAACATTGTCGGGGACCAGATGCTTAGACAGGCAGCTCAAAAGGTCCAGGTGCAG CTTCAGGCTCAGGCAGCTAGAGGTGCACAGACAAATACAAATTCTTTCTCATTACAGTCTCAAGCTTCCTCTCAGCAACTTGCTTCTAGTGTTCCTCCACAGATCACTGGGGCACAATCATTTCCAGCACTCCATTCCATACCATCATCTCAGAGTCTAAAAGTCACTGGATCACCTCCCCACCAACCTTATGTGCCCCCTTTGACATTTCAAGTGCAGCCTGGCACAGGTCTTACAGCTCCTGACAACAGCACTCAAAAGCCACGAGAAGTTGAGACTAAATCAGATGGAAAGGGTGCCCAGTCTGTACAAAATTACACCAGCAACACAAATATCACCAATCCAGAAAGAgatgtttcaatggtttcattacaaccaGTTAACAAGCAGCAGCATCATGCACAACTTCCACAATCATCTTTCTCGGTATCTGGAGCCACAAGTAGTTATAATACGCATGCATATCCCAGGCCATCTATGAGTTCCTCAACTTCTATTAGACCACAAAATCTAGATTCACATGCAAGACAAGTTTCAGTTACTCCAGGAGCTGTTTCAACACAATTAAGGCCAACCCAGTCAGTGAGTGTAATAAATGTGCCTAAATATGAGCAGAATCCTGCCAATGAAGCTAAGAGACAACAAGTTGGTTCAGTCACAGCCTCCCAGCATAACCCAATTGCATGGCAATTATCAGCAAACAAAGATCAGAAAGGTAACACTTTCCCATCAATGGCTGTAAAGCAGGAGCTTGTTGATCAGTCATCCGAACCCCCAAACAAGTCCCACTTTGCATCTTCCGAGAGCACTTTATTTGGTTCAGCACATGTTAACCAAGGAAATCATGCACTTGGATCTTCAAGTACAACAGGAACAACTCAGATCTCAGGTTCTGTGCCTAGCCAAGTGGATCAAATTGTGCAG TTGCACTCTCATATTTCGTCTGCAACTCCACCACTTGGCGGGGCTACTGCAAAAACTCCCTCAAAGAAACCATCTGTTGGGCAGAAGAAGCTATTTGAAGCACCAGGCACATCTCCACCCATGCCCAG TAAAAAGCAGAAGACATCTGGTACTTCTCTTGATCAAAGCATTGAACAACTGAATGATGTTACAGCTGTTAGTGGAGTTAATTTAAGG GAAGAGGAAGAACAGCTATTATCTGGGTTGAAGGAGGAGAGCCGGGCTTCAGAAGCAACTCGTAGGATtgtacaagaagaagaagagaggctgctTTTGCTGAAGGCCCCCCTTCAGAGAAAGCTATCTGATATCA TGCTGAAATGTGGTTTAAAGAATATAGGTGGTGATGTGGAGCGATGCCTGTCAATG TGTGTGGAAGAACGGTTGAAGGGGTTGATATCTTATCTTATAAGACTGTCAAAACAG AGGGTTGACATTGAAAAATCGAGGCATCGGTTTGTCATCACTTCAGATGTCCGACGCCAGATTTTGTTAGCGAACCAAAAAACCAAGGAAGAGTGGGACAAAAAGCAGGCTGAAGAGTCTGAAAAGCTTCGTAAAGTAAATGAA ATGGATGGAAACTCAGGGGTTGATGCTGAAAAGGACAAAGAAGATGGTCGTCCAAAGGCCCTTAAG GCTAACAAGGAAGAGGATGACAAAATGAGAGCAACTGCTGCAAATGTTGCAGCCCGAGCTGCTGTTGGTGGAGATGATATGCTGTCGAAATGGCAACTCATGGCTGAACAAGCTCGGCAGAAACGCGAAGGACTCAATGGGGCACCTGGTAAAACTGCAAGCAGCAAACCATTACTGAGCTTAGGAAGAAGCTCGAGAGAAAAGCAAGAATCTGAAAAGAAAGGCTCTTCTGCTGTGTCTGCATCAG GGGGTACAAGGAGATTTGGCAGGAAAAATGCACTGGAATCTCATCCGAAAGTGGCACGTAATGTTTCTCTCAAGGATGTGATTGCAGTCCTCGAGAGGGAACCTCAGATGTCAAAATCATCTTTGATCTACCGCCTGTACGAGAGACTGTCAAGTAATTCATCCGCAACATGA